A single Micromonospora sp. CCTCC AA 2012012 DNA region contains:
- a CDS encoding NADH-quinone oxidoreductase subunit D: MTTSNYATERETTEGKVFTVTGGDWDQVVSGTDPINDERIVVNMGPQHPSTHGVLRLILELEGETVREARSVVGYLHTGIEKNLEYRNWVQGSTFVTRMDYLSPLFNETAYALAVEKLLGITDEVTERATTIRVLMMELNRISSHLVWLATTGMELGAINMMLYGFREREYILDIFETITGLRMNHAYVRPGGVAQDVPEDAIRKIRDFLALMPKKLKEYENLLSGQPIWTERTKNVAVLDVTACVSLGVTGPVLRSAGLGWDLRKTMPYCGYETYEFDVPTHTDGDVWGRYLVRLAEIRESLKLVEQALDRLKPGPVMVADRKIAWPAQLAIGVDGMGNSLEHVAKIMGQSMESLIHHFKLVTEGFRVPPGQVYVAVESPRGELGVHAVSDGGTRPYRVHYREPSFVNLQALPAMAEGGLIADVIAGGASLDPVMGGCDR; encoded by the coding sequence GTGACCACCTCGAACTACGCGACCGAGCGCGAGACGACCGAGGGCAAGGTCTTCACCGTCACCGGTGGGGACTGGGACCAGGTCGTCTCCGGCACGGACCCGATCAACGACGAGCGGATCGTCGTCAACATGGGTCCGCAGCACCCGTCCACGCACGGCGTGCTCCGGCTGATCCTGGAGCTGGAGGGCGAGACGGTCCGGGAGGCCCGCTCCGTCGTCGGCTACCTGCACACCGGCATCGAGAAGAACCTCGAATACCGCAACTGGGTCCAGGGCTCGACCTTCGTGACCCGGATGGACTACCTCTCCCCGCTGTTCAACGAGACGGCGTACGCGCTCGCGGTGGAGAAGCTGCTCGGCATCACCGACGAGGTGACCGAGCGGGCCACCACCATCCGGGTGCTGATGATGGAGCTGAACCGGATCTCGTCGCACCTGGTCTGGCTGGCCACCACCGGCATGGAGCTCGGTGCGATCAACATGATGTTGTACGGCTTCCGCGAGCGGGAGTACATCCTCGACATCTTCGAGACCATCACCGGCCTGCGGATGAACCACGCGTACGTCCGGCCGGGCGGGGTGGCGCAGGACGTGCCGGAGGACGCGATCCGCAAGATCCGCGACTTCCTGGCGCTGATGCCGAAGAAGCTCAAGGAGTACGAGAACCTCCTCTCCGGACAGCCGATCTGGACCGAGCGGACCAAGAACGTGGCGGTGCTCGACGTGACCGCCTGCGTCTCGCTCGGGGTGACCGGCCCGGTGCTGCGTTCCGCCGGGCTCGGCTGGGACCTGCGCAAGACCATGCCGTACTGCGGTTACGAGACGTACGAGTTCGACGTGCCGACGCACACCGACGGCGACGTCTGGGGCCGTTACCTGGTCCGGCTGGCCGAGATCCGGGAGTCGCTGAAGCTGGTCGAGCAGGCCCTCGACCGGTTGAAGCCGGGCCCGGTGATGGTCGCCGACCGCAAGATCGCCTGGCCGGCGCAGCTCGCCATCGGCGTCGACGGCATGGGCAACTCGCTGGAGCACGTCGCCAAGATCATGGGTCAGTCGATGGAGTCGCTGATCCACCACTTCAAGCTCGTCACCGAGGGCTTCCGGGTCCCCCCAGGCCAGGTGTACGTGGCCGTCGAGTCGCCCCGCGGCGAGCTGGGCGTGCACGCGGTCTCCGACGGTGGCACCCGCCCCTACCGGGTGCACTACCGGGAGCCGAGCTTCGTCAACCTCCAGGCCCTGCCGGCGATGGCCGAGGGCGGCCTGATCGCCGACGTGATCGCCGGTGGCGCCTCGCTGGACCCCGTGATGGGTGGATGTGACCGATGA
- the paaE gene encoding 1,2-phenylacetyl-CoA epoxidase subunit PaaE, translating to MTVTITRPVRRRPVFHPLPVAVVDRLTDDSVAVTFAVPAELRETFAFSAGQHLTVRRAGDGGEDVRRSYSICSTPEELARHGRLRIGVREVPGGAFSAFACGALRRGDTVEVLPPLGHFTTAFAPDRVRHYGAVVAGSGITPVLALVATALAVEPASTFTLVYGNRTANTVMFAEELADLKDRYPTRLHLVHVLSREQGESALLSGRIDAERLTRLLDTVVPGDAIEEWFLCGPYGMVLDAKAVLAARGLPESAVRTELFHVDAPPEPVRRPGDEPGAGAEVTIVLEGRSSTFTMDRDERVLDAALKVRAELPYACKGGVCSTCRAKVVDGAVTMARNYALEPDEVAAGYVLTCQSSPTTDKVVVDYDA from the coding sequence GTGACTGTCACCATCACCCGACCGGTCCGTCGCCGGCCGGTCTTCCACCCGCTGCCCGTCGCCGTCGTCGACCGGCTCACCGACGATTCCGTGGCGGTCACCTTCGCCGTGCCGGCGGAGCTGCGGGAGACCTTCGCGTTCTCCGCGGGCCAGCACCTGACCGTGAGACGGGCCGGCGACGGCGGCGAGGACGTGCGGCGGTCGTACTCGATCTGCTCGACGCCCGAGGAGCTGGCCCGGCACGGCCGGCTGCGGATCGGGGTGCGGGAGGTCCCCGGCGGCGCCTTCTCCGCGTTCGCCTGCGGCGCGCTGCGCCGCGGCGACACCGTCGAGGTGCTGCCGCCGCTGGGGCACTTCACCACGGCGTTCGCGCCGGACCGGGTCCGCCACTACGGCGCGGTGGTCGCCGGTTCCGGCATCACCCCGGTGCTCGCGCTGGTCGCGACCGCGCTGGCCGTCGAGCCGGCCAGCACCTTCACCCTGGTGTACGGCAACCGCACCGCGAACACGGTGATGTTCGCCGAGGAGCTGGCGGACCTGAAGGACCGCTACCCGACCCGGCTGCACCTGGTGCACGTGCTCTCCCGGGAGCAGGGCGAGTCGGCGCTGCTGTCCGGGCGGATCGACGCCGAGCGGCTGACCCGGCTGCTGGACACCGTCGTCCCCGGCGACGCCATCGAGGAGTGGTTCCTCTGCGGCCCGTACGGGATGGTGCTGGACGCCAAGGCGGTGCTGGCCGCGCGCGGCCTGCCGGAGTCGGCGGTGCGCACCGAGCTGTTCCACGTCGACGCGCCGCCGGAGCCGGTCCGCCGTCCCGGCGACGAGCCGGGGGCCGGTGCCGAGGTGACGATCGTGCTGGAGGGCCGCTCGTCGACCTTCACCATGGACCGGGACGAGCGGGTGCTGGACGCGGCGCTGAAGGTCCGTGCCGAGCTGCCGTACGCCTGCAAGGGCGGGGTGTGCTCCACCTGCCGGGCCAAGGTGGTGGACGGTGCGGTGACGATGGCCCGCAACTACGCCCTGGAGCCGGACGAGGTGGCGGCGGGTTACGTCCTGACCTGCCAGTCCAGCCCGACCACCGACAAGGTCGTCGTCGACTACGACGCGTGA
- the paaD gene encoding 1,2-phenylacetyl-CoA epoxidase subunit PaaD, with translation MTPREAAASVVDPEIRVITIDELGILRAVEEDPATGRVVVTITPTYTGCPAMDVIRSDIRRALAAAGHPDAEVRTVHSPAWSTDWISDQGRAKLAAAGIAPPHPVRTGTVVPLTLAVRCPRCGSVETEQVSRFGSTACKALWRCRSCAEPFDHLKAL, from the coding sequence ATGACTCCGAGGGAAGCCGCGGCGTCGGTGGTGGATCCGGAGATCCGGGTGATCACCATCGACGAGCTGGGCATCCTGCGGGCGGTCGAGGAGGATCCGGCCACCGGTCGGGTCGTCGTCACCATCACCCCCACCTACACCGGCTGCCCGGCGATGGACGTGATCCGGTCGGACATCCGCCGGGCCCTGGCCGCCGCCGGGCATCCGGACGCCGAGGTCCGGACGGTGCACAGCCCGGCCTGGAGCACCGACTGGATCTCCGACCAGGGGCGGGCCAAGCTCGCCGCGGCCGGCATCGCCCCGCCGCACCCGGTCCGGACGGGCACCGTCGTGCCGCTCACCCTCGCCGTCCGCTGTCCCCGCTGCGGCTCCGTGGAGACCGAGCAGGTCAGCCGCTTCGGCTCCACCGCGTGCAAGGCCCTCTGGCGCTGCCGTTCCTGCGCCGAACCCTTCGACCACCTGAAGGCGCTGTGA
- the paaC gene encoding 1,2-phenylacetyl-CoA epoxidase subunit PaaC gives MSELFDFVLSLGDDALIAAQRLAEWTTRAPEMEEDIALANIALDQLGAARLLLTYAGELEGAGRDEDALAYLRDDREFRNCLLVELPNGDYAVTMAKLLFLSAWQLPLYTALAGCADERLAAIGAKARKESAYHLDHASLWVKRLGDGTEESHRRMQAAVDEVWPYTHELFTADPAAPVDPATLRADFDAVVSAVLDEATLTRPADGWMPGGGRDGVHSEHLSYLLAEMQVLHRAHPGARW, from the coding sequence GTGAGCGAGCTGTTCGATTTCGTCCTCTCCCTCGGCGACGACGCGCTGATCGCGGCGCAGCGGCTCGCCGAGTGGACCACCCGGGCGCCGGAGATGGAGGAGGACATCGCGCTGGCCAACATCGCCCTCGACCAGCTCGGCGCGGCCCGCCTCCTGCTGACGTACGCGGGGGAGCTGGAGGGTGCCGGCCGGGACGAGGACGCGCTGGCCTACCTGCGCGACGACCGGGAGTTCCGCAACTGCCTCCTGGTCGAGCTGCCCAACGGCGACTACGCGGTGACCATGGCGAAGCTGCTCTTCCTGTCGGCCTGGCAGCTGCCGCTCTACACCGCGCTGGCCGGCTGCGCCGACGAGCGGCTGGCCGCGATCGGGGCGAAGGCGCGCAAGGAGTCGGCGTACCACCTGGACCACGCCTCGCTCTGGGTGAAGCGGCTCGGCGACGGCACCGAGGAGTCGCACCGGCGCATGCAGGCCGCCGTCGACGAGGTGTGGCCGTACACCCATGAGCTCTTCACGGCGGACCCGGCGGCGCCGGTCGACCCGGCCACCCTGCGGGCCGACTTCGACGCCGTCGTCTCCGCCGTGCTGGACGAGGCCACCCTGACCCGCCCGGCGGACGGCTGGATGCCCGGCGGCGGGCGGGACGGCGTGCACAGCGAGCACCTGTCCTATCTGCTGGCCGAGATGCAGGTGCTGCACCGCGCCCACCCCGGGGCCAGGTGGTGA
- the paaA gene encoding 1,2-phenylacetyl-CoA epoxidase subunit PaaA: MYGNDFSAPDDAPGGGLLGEVEAAEAALREAAARARRGGPAPDEDLAAYFADVIDADQKIEPRDWMPEAYRKTLIRQIAQHAHSEIIGMQPEGNWISRAPSLKRKAILLAKVQDEAGHGLYLYAAAETLGISRDELVELLLGGRQKYSSIFNYPTLTWADVGAIGWLVDGAAIVNQVPLCRCSYGPYARAMIRVCKEESFHQRQGYEILHTLAHGTPGQKAMAQDAVDRWWYPSLAMFGPPDGDSTHSAQSMAWKIKRFSNDELRQRFVDMCVQQAEILGLTLPDPDLRWNDERQAYDYTQPDYDELMQVIKGNGPCNRQRMEHRRAAHAEGAWVREAAAAYAAKRSEQKEKVAA, translated from the coding sequence ATGTATGGCAACGACTTCTCCGCGCCCGACGACGCGCCCGGCGGTGGCCTGCTCGGCGAGGTCGAGGCGGCGGAGGCGGCACTGCGCGAGGCCGCCGCCCGGGCCCGCCGCGGTGGACCCGCTCCGGACGAGGACCTCGCGGCGTACTTCGCCGACGTCATCGACGCCGACCAGAAGATCGAACCGCGCGACTGGATGCCCGAGGCGTACCGGAAGACGCTGATCCGGCAGATCGCCCAGCACGCGCACTCCGAGATCATCGGCATGCAGCCCGAGGGGAACTGGATCAGCCGGGCCCCCTCGCTCAAGCGCAAGGCGATCCTGCTGGCCAAGGTGCAGGACGAGGCCGGCCACGGTCTCTATCTCTACGCCGCCGCGGAGACCCTCGGCATCAGCCGGGACGAGCTGGTCGAGCTGCTCCTGGGCGGCCGGCAGAAGTACAGCTCGATCTTCAACTACCCGACGCTGACCTGGGCCGACGTGGGTGCCATCGGCTGGCTGGTGGACGGCGCGGCGATCGTCAACCAGGTCCCGCTCTGCCGCTGCTCCTACGGCCCGTACGCCCGCGCGATGATCCGGGTCTGCAAGGAGGAGTCGTTCCACCAGCGCCAGGGCTACGAGATCCTGCACACCCTGGCGCACGGCACCCCCGGGCAGAAGGCGATGGCGCAGGACGCCGTCGACCGCTGGTGGTACCCGTCGCTGGCGATGTTCGGCCCGCCGGACGGCGACTCGACGCACTCCGCCCAGTCGATGGCCTGGAAGATCAAGCGGTTCTCCAACGACGAGCTGCGCCAGCGCTTCGTGGACATGTGCGTCCAGCAGGCCGAGATCCTCGGCCTCACCCTCCCCGACCCCGACCTGCGCTGGAACGACGAGCGGCAGGCGTACGACTACACCCAGCCCGACTACGACGAGCTGATGCAGGTGATCAAGGGCAACGGCCCGTGCAACCGGCAGCGGATGGAACACCGCCGGGCCGCCCACGCCGAGGGCGCCTGGGTACGCGAGGCCGCCGCGGCGTACGCCGCCAAGCGGTCGGAACAGAAGGAGAAGGTGGCCGCGTGA
- the mqnC gene encoding cyclic dehypoxanthinyl futalosine synthase produces the protein MTVSREIDDILQRGADGGRITPEEALLLYTEAPFHALGEAADAVRRRRYPDNIVTYLIDRNINYTNVCVTACKFCAFYRAPKHKEGWTHPTEEILRRCGEAVELGATQVMLQGGHHPDYGVEYYEELFSSVKKAYPQLAIHSIGPSEILHMAKVSGVSLDEAIARIKVAGLDSIAGAGAEMLPDRPRKAIAPLKESGARWLEVMELAHRQGLESTATMMMGTGETNAERIEHLRMIRDVQDRTGGFRAFIPWTYQPENNHLKGRTQATTLEYLRLVAVARLFFETVPHLQASWLTTGKDVGQVALHMGVDDLGSIMLEENVISSAGARHRSNLHELIEMIRTADRIPAQRDTLYNRLAVHWTPADDPSDDRVVSHFSSIALPGGGAGKSLPLVEVN, from the coding sequence GTGACGGTGAGCCGGGAGATCGACGACATCCTGCAGCGTGGCGCGGACGGCGGGCGGATCACGCCCGAGGAGGCCCTGCTGCTCTACACCGAGGCGCCCTTCCACGCGCTGGGCGAGGCGGCGGACGCGGTACGTCGACGCCGCTACCCGGACAACATCGTCACGTACCTGATCGACCGCAACATCAACTACACGAACGTCTGCGTGACGGCGTGCAAGTTCTGCGCCTTCTATCGCGCGCCCAAGCACAAGGAAGGGTGGACCCACCCGACCGAGGAGATCCTGCGGCGCTGCGGCGAGGCGGTCGAGCTGGGCGCCACCCAGGTCATGCTCCAGGGCGGCCACCACCCCGACTACGGCGTGGAGTACTACGAGGAGCTCTTCTCCTCGGTCAAGAAGGCGTACCCGCAGCTGGCCATCCACTCCATCGGGCCGAGCGAGATCCTGCACATGGCCAAGGTCTCGGGCGTCAGCCTGGACGAGGCGATCGCCCGGATCAAGGTGGCCGGGCTGGATTCGATCGCCGGCGCCGGCGCGGAGATGCTGCCCGACCGGCCGCGCAAGGCGATCGCGCCCCTGAAGGAGTCGGGCGCGCGCTGGCTCGAGGTGATGGAGCTGGCCCACCGGCAGGGCCTGGAGTCGACGGCCACGATGATGATGGGCACCGGCGAGACCAACGCCGAGCGGATCGAGCACCTGCGGATGATCCGCGACGTGCAGGATCGCACCGGTGGTTTCCGGGCCTTCATCCCGTGGACCTACCAGCCGGAGAACAACCACCTCAAGGGCCGCACCCAGGCCACCACCCTGGAATACCTGCGGCTGGTGGCGGTCGCCCGGCTCTTCTTCGAGACGGTGCCGCACCTGCAGGCGTCCTGGCTCACCACCGGCAAGGACGTCGGCCAGGTCGCGCTGCACATGGGCGTGGACGACCTCGGCTCGATCATGCTGGAGGAGAACGTCATCTCCTCCGCAGGCGCCCGGCACCGGTCCAACCTGCACGAGCTGATCGAGATGATCCGCACCGCCGACCGGATCCCGGCGCAGCGCGACACCCTCTACAACCGGCTCGCCGTGCACTGGACGCCGGCTGACGACCCGAGCGACGACCGGGTGGTCTCGCACTTCTCCTCGATCGCCCTGCCGGGCGGCGGGGCCGGGAAGTCGCTGCCCCTCGTCGAGGTCAACTGA
- a CDS encoding demethylmenaquinone methyltransferase, whose product MSRTPQGQRAGLDKSPHEVAAMFDGVAARYDLTNTVLSFGQDRSWRRATRAALGLRPGERVLDVGAGTGVSTEELAHSGAYAVGADLSLGMLHAGKRTRPRVPLLAGDALRLPFADASFDAVTISFALRNVNDTDAALRELARVTRPGGRLVVCEFSTPVNPAFRTVYLSYLMRSLPAVARTVSSNPDAYVYLAESIRAWPDQPALAARIGAAGWGRVAWRNLTGGVVALHRATRD is encoded by the coding sequence GTGAGCCGTACCCCGCAGGGCCAGCGCGCCGGCCTGGACAAGTCCCCGCACGAGGTCGCCGCGATGTTCGACGGCGTGGCCGCCCGCTACGACCTGACCAACACCGTCCTCTCCTTCGGCCAGGACCGCTCCTGGCGGCGGGCCACCCGGGCGGCGCTCGGCCTCCGCCCCGGCGAGCGGGTGCTGGACGTGGGCGCGGGCACCGGTGTGTCGACCGAGGAGCTGGCCCACTCCGGGGCGTACGCGGTGGGTGCCGACCTGTCGCTCGGCATGCTGCACGCCGGCAAGCGGACCCGTCCCCGGGTGCCGCTGCTGGCCGGCGACGCGCTGCGGCTGCCCTTCGCCGACGCCAGCTTCGACGCGGTGACCATCTCCTTCGCGCTGCGCAACGTCAACGACACCGACGCGGCGCTGCGTGAACTGGCCCGGGTCACCCGGCCCGGTGGCCGGCTGGTGGTCTGCGAGTTCAGCACGCCGGTGAACCCGGCCTTCCGCACGGTCTACCTGTCGTACCTGATGCGGTCCCTGCCGGCGGTGGCCCGCACGGTCTCCAGCAACCCCGACGCGTACGTCTATCTGGCCGAGTCGATCCGGGCCTGGCCGGACCAGCCGGCGCTCGCCGCGCGGATCGGCGCGGCCGGCTGGGGTCGGGTGGCCTGGCGCAACCTCACCGGTGGGGTCGTGGCGCTGCACCGGGCGACCCGGGACTGA
- a CDS encoding NADH-quinone oxidoreductase subunit C, translated as MTAPNDRQNDGGVPVPVTPAGASSAAPAEYPPSSPAGRGMFGNQGSGDVSGFGGLVRQRTPIEEAPRPYGSYFDEVRDALEEAYPAFGDAIEKVVVDRGELTLHVRPERIAEVCQVMRDDLALRFELCSSVSGVDYLGADGRRLHVVYQLTSMTYRRRVRLEAAVSTEDPHLPSVTAVYPTADWQEREAYDMFGVVFDGHPNLTRILMPDDWEGHPQRKDYPLGGIPVEYKGAEIPPPDRRRSYQ; from the coding sequence ATGACCGCGCCCAACGACAGGCAGAACGACGGCGGGGTGCCGGTACCGGTGACCCCGGCCGGTGCCAGCAGCGCCGCCCCCGCGGAGTACCCGCCGTCCAGCCCGGCTGGCCGGGGCATGTTCGGCAACCAGGGCAGCGGCGACGTCTCCGGCTTCGGCGGCCTGGTCCGCCAGCGCACCCCGATCGAGGAGGCCCCCCGGCCGTACGGGAGCTACTTCGACGAGGTCCGGGACGCGCTGGAGGAGGCGTACCCGGCCTTCGGCGACGCGATCGAGAAGGTCGTGGTCGACCGGGGCGAGCTGACCCTGCACGTGCGTCCGGAGCGGATCGCCGAGGTCTGCCAGGTGATGCGGGACGACCTGGCGCTCCGCTTCGAGCTCTGCTCCTCGGTGTCCGGCGTGGACTACCTGGGCGCGGACGGCCGCCGGCTGCACGTGGTCTACCAGCTCACCTCGATGACCTACCGGCGTCGGGTCCGGCTGGAGGCCGCGGTCTCCACCGAGGACCCGCACCTGCCGAGCGTCACCGCCGTCTACCCGACCGCCGACTGGCAGGAGCGGGAGGCGTACGACATGTTCGGCGTCGTCTTCGACGGCCACCCCAACCTGACCCGGATCCTGATGCCGGACGACTGGGAGGGGCACCCGCAGCGCAAGGACTACCCGCTCGGCGGCATCCCCGTCGAGTACAAGGGTGCGGAGATTCCCCCGCCGGACCGCCGGAGGTCTTACCAGTGA
- a CDS encoding NuoB/complex I 20 kDa subunit family protein, translated as MGIEEKLPAGVLLTSVEKLVNWSRKSSVWGATFGLACCAIEMMAAGGPHYDMGRWGMEVFRASPRQADLMIVAGRVSQKMAPVLRQIYDQMAEPRWVISMGVCASSGGMFNNYAIVQGVDHVVPVDMYLPGCPPRPEMLIDAVLKLREKIMYEPLGPNGRKMLEARKERGDVPVVPYGSMPSSYRNDKARRAEWTKAVREGREEQLRIENWMKAQNHLHTQQGPK; from the coding sequence ATGGGCATCGAGGAGAAGCTCCCGGCCGGCGTCCTGCTCACCTCCGTGGAGAAGCTGGTCAACTGGTCGCGGAAGTCGTCCGTCTGGGGCGCCACCTTCGGCCTGGCCTGCTGTGCCATCGAGATGATGGCCGCCGGTGGTCCGCACTACGACATGGGCCGCTGGGGCATGGAGGTGTTCCGGGCCTCGCCGCGACAGGCGGACCTGATGATCGTGGCCGGCCGGGTGAGCCAGAAGATGGCCCCGGTCCTGCGCCAGATCTACGACCAGATGGCCGAGCCCCGCTGGGTCATCTCGATGGGGGTCTGCGCCAGCAGCGGCGGCATGTTCAACAACTACGCCATCGTGCAGGGCGTCGACCACGTCGTGCCGGTGGACATGTACCTTCCCGGCTGCCCGCCCCGGCCCGAGATGCTCATCGACGCGGTGCTCAAGCTCCGCGAGAAGATCATGTACGAGCCGCTGGGCCCGAACGGCCGCAAGATGCTGGAGGCCCGCAAGGAGCGCGGTGACGTGCCCGTCGTGCCCTACGGCTCGATGCCGTCGTCGTACCGCAACGACAAGGCCCGGCGTGCCGAGTGGACGAAGGCCGTCCGCGAGGGGCGCGAGGAGCAGCTGCGGATCGAGAACTGGATGAAGGCCCAGAACCACCTCCACACCCAGCAGGGACCGAAATGA
- a CDS encoding NADH-quinone oxidoreductase subunit A has protein sequence MSLSPYAPIIGLFALAAGFSLFSVAAARFAGPRRFNKAKLEAYECGIEPSPQPVGGGRFPVKFYLTAMLFIVFDIEIIFLYPWAVSFDALPIFGFVEMVMFIVAVFVAYAYVWRRGGLDWD, from the coding sequence ATGTCGCTCTCGCCTTACGCACCGATCATCGGGCTGTTCGCCCTCGCCGCGGGGTTCTCGCTGTTCTCCGTGGCCGCCGCCCGCTTCGCCGGTCCCCGGCGCTTCAACAAGGCCAAGCTCGAGGCGTACGAGTGCGGCATCGAGCCGAGCCCGCAGCCCGTGGGCGGCGGCCGGTTCCCGGTCAAGTTCTACCTGACGGCGATGCTCTTCATCGTCTTCGACATCGAGATCATCTTCCTCTACCCCTGGGCCGTCTCCTTCGACGCCCTGCCGATCTTCGGCTTCGTGGAGATGGTCATGTTCATCGTCGCGGTCTTCGTCGCATACGCCTACGTCTGGCGGCGCGGCGGCCTGGACTGGGACTGA
- a CDS encoding geranylgeranyl reductase family protein, with protein sequence MTAVENDADVIVVGAGPGGSATAYHLARHGVRVLLLEKTEFPREKVCGDGLTPRAVRQLIRMGVDTSPEAGWLHNKGLRVIGGGVRLELDWPDLASFPNYGLVRTRLDFDDLLAQRAVSAGAKLRTGVTVVGPVLDADDRVIGVTAEVGPDKEPATFHAPLVVAADGVSGRFPLSLGLAKREDRPIGVAVRRYYRSPAKHDDNYLESWLELRGKGSDTLLPGYGWIFGLGDGRVNAGLGILNSSSAFGKTNYRRLLTDWLANTPEDWGLTDETNAEGPILGAALPMGFNRVPHYTRGVLLVGDSGGMVNPFNGEGIAYAMESGELAAEVAVQALARPAGAERERALMAYPQELKARFGGYYRLGGVFVKLIGRPEIMRIATKHGMPHPALMRFVLKLLANLTDPRGGDAMDRVINAMTKVAPAV encoded by the coding sequence ATGACCGCGGTGGAGAACGACGCCGACGTGATCGTCGTGGGCGCCGGTCCCGGAGGATCGGCGACCGCGTACCACCTGGCGCGGCACGGCGTACGCGTGCTGTTGCTGGAGAAGACCGAGTTCCCCAGGGAGAAGGTCTGCGGCGACGGGTTGACCCCGCGCGCCGTACGGCAGCTCATCCGGATGGGCGTGGACACCTCGCCCGAGGCCGGCTGGTTGCACAACAAGGGGCTGCGGGTGATCGGCGGCGGGGTACGCCTCGAACTCGACTGGCCCGACCTGGCGAGCTTCCCCAACTACGGTCTGGTCCGCACCCGGCTCGACTTCGACGACCTGCTCGCCCAGCGGGCGGTCTCCGCCGGGGCGAAGCTGCGCACCGGCGTGACCGTCGTCGGCCCGGTGCTGGACGCGGACGACCGGGTGATCGGCGTGACCGCCGAGGTCGGCCCGGACAAGGAGCCCGCCACCTTCCACGCCCCGCTGGTGGTCGCCGCGGACGGCGTCTCCGGTCGGTTCCCGCTCTCCCTCGGGCTGGCCAAGCGGGAGGACCGGCCGATCGGCGTGGCCGTCCGGCGCTACTACCGCTCGCCCGCGAAGCACGACGACAACTACCTGGAGTCGTGGCTGGAGCTGCGCGGCAAGGGCAGCGACACGCTGCTGCCGGGCTACGGCTGGATCTTCGGGCTCGGCGACGGGCGGGTGAACGCCGGCCTCGGCATCCTCAACTCGTCGTCGGCGTTCGGCAAGACCAACTACCGGCGGCTGCTCACCGACTGGCTGGCCAACACCCCCGAGGACTGGGGGCTGACCGACGAGACCAACGCCGAGGGGCCGATCCTCGGCGCGGCGCTGCCGATGGGCTTCAACCGGGTCCCGCACTACACCCGCGGGGTGCTGCTGGTCGGCGACTCCGGCGGCATGGTCAACCCGTTCAACGGCGAGGGCATCGCGTACGCGATGGAGTCCGGCGAGCTGGCCGCGGAGGTCGCGGTCCAGGCGCTCGCCCGGCCGGCCGGCGCGGAGCGGGAGCGGGCCCTGATGGCGTACCCGCAGGAGCTGAAGGCCCGCTTCGGCGGCTACTACCGGCTCGGCGGCGTCTTCGTGAAGCTGATCGGCCGTCCGGAGATCATGCGCATCGCCACCAAGCACGGCATGCCGCACCCGGCGCTGATGCGCTTCGTGCTCAAGCTGCTGGCCAACCTGACCGACCCCCGTGGTGGGGACGCGATGGACCGGGTCATCAACGCGATGACCAAGGTGGCGCCGGCCGTCTAG
- the paaB gene encoding 1,2-phenylacetyl-CoA epoxidase subunit PaaB has protein sequence MSERSERPGQLGAGNPSPLWEVFVRARRGLSHTHVGSLHAPDAELALRNARDLYTRRQEGVSIWVVPAGAITASSPDEKDAFFDPAADKVYRHPTFYEVPDGVAHL, from the coding sequence GTGAGCGAGCGTAGTGAGCGACCCGGTCAGCTCGGCGCGGGGAATCCTTCGCCGCTCTGGGAGGTCTTCGTGCGGGCGCGGCGCGGACTGTCGCACACCCACGTCGGCAGCCTGCACGCCCCCGACGCGGAGCTGGCCCTGCGCAACGCCCGCGACCTCTACACCCGCCGCCAGGAGGGCGTCTCCATCTGGGTGGTGCCGGCGGGCGCGATCACCGCGTCCAGCCCGGACGAGAAGGACGCCTTCTTCGACCCGGCCGCCGACAAGGTCTACCGCCACCCCACCTTCTACGAGGTGCCGGACGGGGTGGCCCACCTGTGA